The following are from one region of the Plasmodium vivax scf_4767 genomic scaffold, whole genome shotgun sequence genome:
- a CDS encoding variable surface protein Vir14, putative (encoded by transcript PVX_169270A) — MTGQDIWERISSLFFSFSNELNSQYFYNQLEDIEDFKEYFPNCETISSFQEDIKAKKICAKLLKFLESDKISINKNDEYDVCMLLSFWVYSKLYDILKTKGENYVNIAYGELQQLWTDFIDVKLKKPKNKTCRPIFELVLYNDWKKRKELYEYYVDYSALSKTLVGYKQRCKEFYKYVESKRSLYNHFKEPCLLGDTKKCPDFYAKCKQYDPDIVLPHSDCPNEIMKEHLAAASRGQPREKALSGSEPISEERDGRMLPHDAPKFSGNPKTVENVGNILLGVVATTMTSGALYRFTPLGGMIRNGLGWNNNNMSNINGGDFRLYDYASEPFNPYPGEEHYIGYHPA; from the exons ATGACTGGCCAAGATATTTGGGAAAGAATAAGC AgtttgttcttttcattttcaaatgaattaaattcacaatatttttacaatcaACTAGAAGATATAGAAGATTTTAAAGAATACTTTCCGAATTGTGAAACAATAAGTTCTTTTCAGGAGGATATtaaagctaaaaaaatttgtgcaaaacttttaaaatttttagaatCTGATAAAATatcaataaataaaaatgatgagtaTGATGTTTGTATGCTTTTAAGTTTCTGGGTATATAGTAAGTTATATGATATTTTGAAAACTAAAGGCgaaaattatgttaatatagCTTACGGAGAACTTCAACAATTATGGACTGATTTTATTGATGTTAAACTAAAAAAACCTAAGAATAAAACATGTAGACCTATTTTTGAGCTTGTTCTTTATAATgactggaaaaaaagaaaggaactatatgaatattatgtTGATTATTCTGCACTTAGTAAAACTCTTGTAGGTTATAAACAAAGGTGCAAAGAATTCTATAAATATGTAGAAAGCAAGAGATCActatataatcattttaagGAACCTTGTCTTTTAGGGGATACAAAGAAATGTCCCGATTTTTATGCCAAATGTAAACAATACGATCCAGACATAGTACTACCACATTCTGATTGTCCtaatgaaataatgaaaGAACATCTTGCCGCTGCGTCTAGGGGTCAACCAAGAGAAAAAGCACTTTCAGGTAGTGAACCCATCTCAGAAGAGAGAGACGGTCGTATGCTGCCTCACGATGCTCCCAAATTTAGTGGAAATCCTAAGACTGTAGAAAATGTTGGTAATATTCTTCTTGGTGTAGTTGCAACTACTATGACATCTGGCGCTTTATATaga tTTACACCCTTAGGAGGCATGATACGCAATGGACTTGGATGGAACAATAACAATATGAGTAATATAAATGGAGGAGACTTTAGATTATACGATTATGCATCAGAACCATTTAATCCATATCCAGGAGAGGAACATTATATTGGATACCATCCAGCGTAA